A portion of the Lathamus discolor isolate bLatDis1 chromosome 5, bLatDis1.hap1, whole genome shotgun sequence genome contains these proteins:
- the LOC136014644 gene encoding cullin-9-like isoform X3, whose protein sequence is MVNERHNGNLLVPLGHKLQAYPEELLRQRRGHDGQPEYLIRWSIVSLEERAAGGSSTSSAETKLENVSMWMSAEEVCASCLALLDQRKLEGQRVTGEKAASPSAADVLGDEASLLEMKADVRSLVQRAGRQMAESRAPASSILNIIHVLSAYASIGSLVGAFKETGALDLLMQMLCHKDKQIRHSAGKMLRALASHDAGSRAYVLLSLSQQDGIEQHMDFDSRYTLLELFADTISSEEHCMSFEGIHLPQIPGKLLLVLVKRYLCVTSLVDKLSGDVEQGGEQQAGAVPSPLTEEKSRVRQEFEFSMAMANLISELVHVMGWGHRHKAELPPQQEPQPRAARSIFQHRAAPCSAAQAAPAPAPKEPVVFKTRSAFPSRSSYVEYVQARLVRGMRVRMLEDYEQVSAGDEGDFRQSNDGTPPVQVYWQALGCTYWVHWHMVEIIGSSGQEERGGQEKASTLTHNCRLAAVAQPFFCKPSGGLYSLPYLGERSTKAAEALSRAEWWELLFFVKKLEAQEQQEVMCIIQQEQGEQLPQGDEEALVQLSVPVELAQKVLQVLEERCQGRAQSDLRGSHVYAKYSLSRAAEQEGARSTAVSSEGAGCRSPEATTVAEAAKEELPAGAGPPRAPAVVEKSDSELFSELLEKEGLLLPEVTEEQSKALGSSEGVSERGSLAEIAAAVDVIQSSSSELGLRLTGLKHITKILEEEPEQQGSKAQSGLGTRSVGEKLVKAAVELLATEAAEKAVAVVTLRLLALLMAKYDWRVTFAMEGGVRAVLSCMQQHASSALVQQAGLAALKVLVGAVAGEAGGAAGQPSPLKQEDTQLIREIFASIGSASGKGSANLLSAVPAALSAMRRVPGGSSGVRNGLLVVSVLMDGHRALAEQLASCDLPAVLQSCWRDGQSPGCPHAALALGAINRLAEHGLPHGPQSAGGEAPLDPGDVRRLLSGLGDGVLSRDVLAALERQLCGQGPVPSAEAARLLRDQSCFRALLRSFELLGAEKAVSLSVLRILNKMLDGSQEDVLPWHECVEPCVSSLSAHSSDREVLQEVVGFLHRLGTASKDCAVVMCCVGTHEALAKALNKHSTAPPLAPALLALVTDCEKHAGISKKLMSSILAGCIQLVLGQIEEHRRSHRPISIPLFDVFLHNLCRGSSVEVKEEKCWEKVEVSSNPHRASKLTDRNPKTYWQSNSSTGSHFITVHMQCGVVVREMSMLVASEDSSYMPARVVVLGGDSPATIRTELNAVTILPSDSRVILLENMSRFWPVIQIRVKRCQQGGIDTRVRGIEVLGPKPTFWPVFKEKLCQRALLSCTARAHAWCQEICWDRGRLLQLFGRLNRALRHEQGFAERFLPEEEAARALGRTCWEALVTPLVQSITSPDPDGVSALAWLLSEYLESVEPPRRATSPAAAFGSRVRRLTQLLVHVDPGGREPEEARGGKQGKNKEEPARPAKEMAEKSGSLWGISQCWRGVVQQQVQRFLEAAGQAPDLVERYCGLYQRLRGATEELFGQQAAFALALGQGFAGALLQLSFLTALHVSERFARYLDRQIQELRGAAGSTRPLQHILEPFVVFSGLELAHTFEHFYRHYLGDRLLVQGPSWLEGAIVEQIGLCFPSRFPQAMLSNLAESEELQRQFRLYQLQEQDRQLLELDQGLDEAPGPASVADAPEVTVLALSPRCWPVSPLCHMDQPQRLFSAALSSPLDEFANFCRRSQSLLGWECTKPRRLQWTWLGHAELQFGDCILHVSTLQMYILLCFNSAEEVAVEALLQVTGLPADLVHHALAPLTHGEGVLVWGCPAGEVLEGGDG, encoded by the exons ATGGTGAATGAGAGGCATAATGGCAACCTGCTGGTGCCCCTGGGACACAAACTGCAGGCCTACCCGGAGGAGCTGCTGCGGCAGCGGCGAGGCCACGATGGGCAGCCCGAGTACCTGATCCGGTGGAGCATcgtcagcctggaggagagagcAGCGGGCggcagcagcacctcctctgCGGAGACGAAGCTGGAGAACGTCTCCATGTGGATGTCTGCGGAAGAGGTCTGTGCCAGCTGCCTGGCGCTGCTGGACCAGAGGAAGCTGGAAGGGCAGCGTGTGACAGGGGAGAAGGCAGCCAGCCCGTCCGCTGCGGACGTCCTGGGGGATGAAGCCTCGCTGCTGGAGATGAAGGCTGATGTCAGGAGCCTGGTGCAGCGAGCGGGCCGGCAGATGGCCGAGTCCCGGGCCCCCGCGTCCTCCATCCTCAACATCATCCACGTGCTGAGCGCGTACGCCAGCATCGGCTCGCTGGTGGGTGCCTTCAAGGAGACGGGAGCCCTCGACTTGCTGATGCAGATGCTGTGCCACAAGGACAAGCAAATCCGCCACAGTGCTGGCAAGATGCTGAGGGCCCTGGCTTCGCATGATGCAG GAAGTCGGGCCTATGTCCTGCTGTCTCTGAGCCAGCAGGATGGCATTGAGCAGCACATGGACTTTGACAGTCGCTACACCTTGCTGGAGCTGTTTGCTGACACAATATCCTCTGAGGAGCACTGCATGTCCTTTGAGGGGATTCACCTTCCCCAG ATCCCTGGGAAGCTGCTGTTGGTGCTGGTGAAGCGCTACCTGTGCGTCACTTCTCTCGTGGACAAGCTCAGCGGTGAtgtggagcagggaggggagcagCAGGCCGGCGCTGTGCCCAGCCCACTCACTGAGGAGAAGAGCCGTGTGCGGCAGGAGTTTGAGTTCAGCATGGCCATGGCAAACCTCATCTCGGAGCTGGTGCACGTGATGGGCTGGGGCCACCGCCACAAGGCAGAGCTGCCGCCGCAGCAGGAGCCGCAGCCTCGCGCCGCGCGCTCCATCTTCCAGCACAGGGCCGCCCCGTGCAGCGCTGCTCAAGCAGCCCCCGCTCCCGCACCCAAGGAGCCCGTCGTCTTCAAGACGCGCTCGGCCTTCCCGAGCCGCAGCAGCTACGTGGAGTACGTGCAGGCGCGGCTGGTGCGGGGCATGCGGGTGCGCATGCTGGAGGACTATGAGCAGGTCAGCGCGGGCGACGAGGGCGACTTCCGGCAGAGCAACGACGGCACGCCGCCCGTGCAG GTGTACTGGCAAGCCCTGGGCTGTACGTACTGGGTTCACTGGCACATGGTGGAGATCATTGGCTCTTCAGGGCAAGAAGAGCGTGGGGGCCAGGAGAAGGCGTCCACCCTGACGCACAACTGCAGGCTGGCGGCAG TTGCGCAGCCGTTTTTCTGCAAGCCCTCTGGGGGGCTGTACTCCCTGCCTTACCTGGGGGAGCGGTCGACCAAGGCTGCAGAGGCCCTGAGCCGTGCCGAgtggtgggagctgctgtttTTTGTGAAGAAGCTGGAGGCGCAGGAGCAGCAAGAGGTCATGTGCATCatccagcaggagcagggggagcag CTGCCGCAGGGGGATGAAGAAGCCCTGGTCCAGCTGTCGGTACCTGTGGAGCTGGCCCAGAAGGTGCTGCAGGTCTTGGAGGAGCGTTGCCAGGGCAGGGCTCAGAGCGACCTGCGCGGCTCCCACGTCTACGCCAAGTACTCCCTCAGCAGGGCGGCTGAGCAGGAAGGCGCCCGGAGCACCGCGGTGTCCTCGGAGGGTGCCGGCTGCAGGAGCCCTGAAGCCACCACAGTGGCCGAGGCAGCGAAGGAAGAGCTGCCCGCAGGTGCAGGGCCGCCCCGAGCCCCCGCTGTGGTGGAGAAGTCGGATTCTGAGCTGTTCAGCGAGCTCCTGGAGAAGGAAGGGCTGTTGCTGCCAGAGGTGACGGAGGAGCAGAGCAAAG CGTTGGGCAGCTCCGAGGGGGTGAGCGAGAGGGGCTCCCTGGCCGAGATCGCAGCCGCGGTGGATGTgatccagagcagcagctccgaGCTGGGGCTGCGCTTAACGGGGCTCAAGCACATTACGAAGATCCTGGAGGAGGAGCCCGAGCAGCAAGGCAGCAAAGCCCAGAGCGGGCTGGGGACCAGGAGCGTTGG GGAGAAGCTGGTGAAGGCGGCAGTGGAGCTGCTGGCCACGGAGGCGGCAGAGAAGGCCGTGGCGGTGGTGACGCTgcggctgctggccctgctcaTGGCCAAGTACGACTGGCGCGTGACGTTCGCCATGGAGGGCGGTGTGCGGGCCGTGCTGTCCTGCATGCAGCAGCACGCCTCCTCCGCCCTGGTGCAGCAGGCTGGCCTGGCA gCCCTGAAGGTGCTGGTGGGAGCTGTGGCCGGCGAGGCAGGAGGTGCCGCCGGGCAGCCCTCGCCCCTGAAGCAGGAGGACACGCAGCTGATTCGGGAGATCTTCGCCAGCATCGGCTCTGCCTCCGGCAAGGGCTCCGCGAACCTGCTGAGCGCCGTCCCCGCCGCCCTGAGCGCCATGCGCAGGGTCCCCGG gggCTCCTCGGGCGTGCGGAACGGCTTGCTGGTGGTGAGCGTGCTCATGGACGGGCACCGGGCCCTGGCGGAGCAGCTGGCGAGCTGCGACCTCCCCGccgtgctgcagagctgctggagggacGGGCAGAGCCCCGGCTGCCCTCACGCCGCGCTGGCCCTCGGCGCCATCAACCGCCTCGCGGAGCACGGGCTGCCCCACGGCCCGCAGAGCGCAG GCGGAGAGGCCCCGCTGGACCCGGGGGACGTGCGGAGGCTCCTGAGCGGCCTGGGGGACGGCGTCTTGTCCAGGGACGTGCTGGCGGCCCTGGAGCGGCAGCTCTGTGGCCAGGGCCCTGTCCCCTCTGCCGAGGCGGCGCGGCTGCTGCGGGACCAGAGCTGCTTCCGGGCGCTGCTGCGCAGCTTCGAGCTGCTGGGGGCAGAGAAGGCCGTGAGCCTGAGCGTCCTCCG GATCCTGAACAAGATGCTGGACGGGTCCCAGGAGGATGTGCTGCCCTGGCACGAGTGCGTGGAACCCTGTGTGTCTTCCCTGAGCGCCCACAGCAGCGACCGGGAG GTGCTGCAGGAGGTCGTTGGCTTCCTGCACCGCCTGGGCACTGCCAGCAAGGACTGCGCGGTGGTGATGTGCTGCGTGGGCACCCACGAGGCTCTGGCCAAAGCCCTGAACAAGCACAGCACGGCCCCGCCGCTGGCGCCAGCCCTGCTCGCCCTGGTGACCGACTGCGAGAAGCACGCCGGCATCTCCAAGAAGCTGATGAGCAGCATCTTGGCCGGCTGCATCCAG ctggtgctggggcagaTTGAGGAGCACCGCCGGAGCCACCGGCCCATCAGCATCCCCTTGTTTGATGTCTTTCTGCACAACCTGTGCCGAG GCTCCAGCGTGGAAGTAAAGGAGGAGAAGTGCTGGGAGAAGGtggaggtctcttccaacccccACAGGGCCAGCAAGCTCACGGACAGGAACCCCAAGACATATTGGCAGTCGAACTCCAGCACGGGTTCCCACTTCATCACCGTGCACATGCAGTGCGGTGTGGTGGTCag ggagatGAGCATGCTGGTGGCCAGCGAGGACTCCAGCTACATGCCGGCCCGTGTCGTGGTGCTGGGGGGAGACAGCCCTGCCACCATCAGAACTGAGCTCAATGCA GTGACCATCCTGCCGTCAGACAGCCGAGTGATCCTGCTGGAGAACATGAGCCGCTTCTGGCCCGTCATCCAGATCCGGGTGAAGCGGTGCCAGCAG GGCGGCATTGACACCCGTGTGCGTGGCATCGAGGTGCTGGGTCCCAAGCCCACTTTCTGGCCCGTCTTCAAGGAGAAGCTGTGCCAGCGGGCGCTCCTCTCCTGCACTGCTCGGGCTCATGCCTGGTGCCAGGAGATCTGCTGGGACCGGGGGCgactgctgcagctctttggCAG GCTGAACCGGGCGCTGCGGCACGAGCAGGGCTTCGCCGAGCGCTTCCTCCCCGAGGAGGAGGCGGCGCGGGCCTTGGGCAGGACGTGCTGGGAGGCCCTGGTGACCCCGTTGGTGCAGAGCATCACCAGCCCAG ACCCCGACGGCGTCAGCGCCCTGGCCTGGCTGCTGAGCGAGTACCTGGAGAGCGTGGAGCCGCCGCGCCGCGCCAcgagccctgctgctgcctttggttCCCGAGTGCGGCGCCTGACCCAGCTCCTGGTGCACGTGGACCCCGGCGGCCGGGAGCCGGAGGAGGCGCGAG GTGGGAAGCAGGGGAAGAACAAGGAGGAGCCGGCCAGGCCTGCGAAGGAGATGGCGGAGAAGTCAGGCAGCCTGTGGGGCATCTCGCAGTGCTGGCGTGGCGTGGTGCAGCAGCAG GTGCAGCGGTTCCTGGAGGCAGCCGGGCAGGCCCCAGACCTCGTGGAGCGATACTGCGGGCTGTACCAGCGCCTGCGCGGTGCCACGGAGGAGCTCTTTGGGCAGCAGGCTGCCTTTGCGCTGGCGCTGGGCCAGGGCTTCGCgggggctctgctgcagctctccttCCTCACCGCCCTGCAC GTGAGCGAGCGGTTTGCCCGCTACCTGGACAGGCAGATCCAGGAGCTGCGCGGGGCTGCGGGCAGCACGCGGCCGCTGCAGCACATCCTGGAGCCCTTTGTTGTCTTCAGTGGCCTGGAGCTCGCCCACACCTTCGAGCACTTCTACCG GCACTACCTGGGTGACCGGCTCCTGGTGCAAGGGCCGTCGTGGCTGGAAGGAGCCATCGTGGAGCAGATTGGGCTGTGCTTCCCCAGCCGCTTCCCCCAAGCCATGCTGAGCAACCTGGCCGAGTCGGAGGAGCTCCAGCGGCAGTTTCGCCTCtaccagctgcaggagcaggacaggcagctgctggagctggaccAGGGCCTGGACGAG GCACCGGGGCCGGCCTCGGTGGCGGATGCGCCGGAGGTGACGGTGCTGGCCCTGTCCCCGCGCTGCTGGCCCGTGTCGCCGCTCTGCCACATGGACCAGCCCCAGAGGTTGTTCTCCGCGGCGCTGAGCTCTCCCCTGGACGAGTTCGCCAACTTCTGCAGGCGCA GCCAGAGCCTGCTGGGCTGGGAGTGCACGAAGCCCCGGCGGTTGCAGTGGACGTGGCTGGGCCACGCTGAGCTGCAGTTTGGAGACTGCATCCTCCACGTGTCCACGCTGCAGATGTACATCCTGCTGTGCTTCAACAGCGCTGAG GAGGTGGCTGTGGAGGCCCTGCTGCAGGTCACAGGGCTCCCTGCTGACCTGGTGCACCACGCACTGGCACCGCTGACCCATGGCGAGGGCGTCCTGGTGTGGGGCTGCCCGGCGGGAG aggTACTTGAGGGTGGAGACGGCTGA